One region of Stigmatella erecta genomic DNA includes:
- a CDS encoding acyl-CoA carboxylase subunit beta: MDGTSETDPLRARLQQMEKQAELGGGADRIAKQHEAGKLTARERIDLLLDPGSFCELDKFVTHRSSDFGMGDKKILGDGVVTGYGTVEGRQVFVFAQDFTVFGGSLSGAYAQKICKIMDMATRVGAPVIGLNDSGGARIQEGVESLAGYADIFLRNTLASGVVPQLSLILGPCAGGAVYSPAITDFILMVKDTSYMFITGPDVIKTVTHEEVTKEALGGALAHNQKSGVAHFAADNEQAAILMTRELLSFLPSNNKEDPPAQPCDDDVYRAEESLKTLVPSNPNKPYDIKDIIRAIVDHKHFFEVQEHFARNIVIGFARMNGRPVGIVANQPAVLAGCLDIDASVKAARFVRFCDCFNIPLVTLVDVPGFLPGTDQEWGGIITHGAKLLYAFAEATVPKVTLITRKAYGGAYDVMASKHIRADINYAYPTAEIAVMGPEGAVNIIFRNELAKAQDANAERTRQVNEYREKFANPFKAAELGYIDEVIRPEETRAKVIRALEMLKNKRQDNLPRKHGNIPL, from the coding sequence ATGGACGGAACCTCCGAGACAGATCCTTTGCGCGCACGGCTCCAGCAGATGGAAAAGCAGGCGGAGCTCGGTGGCGGCGCGGACCGCATCGCCAAGCAGCACGAGGCGGGCAAGCTCACCGCGCGCGAGCGCATCGACTTGCTGTTGGATCCCGGCTCCTTCTGCGAGCTGGACAAGTTCGTCACCCACCGCTCGAGCGACTTCGGCATGGGGGACAAGAAGATCCTCGGCGACGGCGTCGTCACCGGCTACGGCACCGTGGAGGGCCGGCAGGTGTTCGTCTTCGCCCAGGACTTCACCGTCTTCGGCGGCTCGCTGTCCGGCGCGTACGCACAGAAGATCTGCAAGATCATGGACATGGCCACCCGCGTGGGCGCGCCCGTCATCGGCCTGAACGACTCGGGCGGCGCGCGCATCCAGGAGGGCGTGGAGAGCCTCGCCGGCTACGCGGACATCTTCCTGCGCAACACGCTGGCCTCGGGCGTGGTGCCCCAGCTGTCGCTCATCCTGGGCCCGTGCGCGGGCGGCGCCGTGTACTCGCCGGCCATCACCGACTTCATCCTCATGGTGAAGGACACCTCCTACATGTTCATCACCGGCCCGGACGTCATCAAGACGGTGACGCACGAGGAGGTGACGAAGGAGGCGCTGGGCGGCGCGCTCGCGCACAACCAGAAGTCCGGCGTGGCGCACTTCGCCGCGGACAACGAGCAGGCCGCCATCCTGATGACGCGCGAGCTGCTCTCGTTCCTGCCCTCCAACAACAAGGAGGATCCGCCCGCCCAGCCGTGTGACGACGACGTGTACCGCGCCGAGGAGAGCCTCAAGACGCTCGTCCCCAGCAACCCCAACAAGCCCTACGACATCAAGGACATCATCCGGGCCATCGTCGACCACAAGCACTTCTTCGAGGTGCAGGAGCACTTCGCCCGGAACATCGTCATCGGCTTCGCGCGCATGAATGGCCGGCCCGTGGGCATCGTCGCCAACCAGCCCGCGGTGCTCGCCGGCTGCCTGGATATCGACGCCTCGGTGAAGGCGGCGCGCTTCGTGCGCTTCTGCGACTGCTTCAACATCCCGCTCGTCACGCTGGTGGACGTGCCCGGCTTCCTGCCCGGCACCGACCAGGAGTGGGGCGGCATCATCACCCACGGCGCCAAGCTGCTCTACGCCTTCGCCGAGGCCACGGTGCCCAAGGTGACGCTCATTACGCGCAAGGCCTACGGCGGGGCGTATGACGTCATGGCCTCCAAGCACATCCGCGCGGACATCAACTACGCCTACCCCACCGCGGAGATCGCCGTCATGGGGCCCGAGGGCGCGGTGAACATCATCTTCCGCAACGAGCTGGCCAAGGCACAGGACGCCAACGCCGAGCGCACCCGCCAAGTGAACGAGTACCGCGAGAAGTTCGCCAACCCCTTCAAGGCGGCGGAGCTGGGCTACATCGACGAGGTGATCCGCCCCGAGGAGACGCGCGCCAAGGTCATCCGGGCCCTGGAGATGCTCAAGAACAAGCGCCAGGACAACCTGCCGCGCAAGCACGGCAACATTCCCCTGTAA
- a CDS encoding M4 family metallopeptidase translates to MSIRRLDGQTPAASASRTAPTPAAAPAPANTLKTPVASARPGASDQSSFTPARRAPTELTGASARETPIPGPVAVNSREGQAAVQSTLNFISQQKSPPGASLIGPRFDASQSFTPRAIERDELGMTHVRMDRVHEGVKVFGEQVIGHLDADGKFAGLTGETSSLPTGLGTTQPKLTGKDALAIAQKQFGGQTDRAPQVERVLYQDAKGEYQSAYRVELANLGGNEQPRRMNYLLDANSGKLFESFNQLGGIERPKPQAGTSTPKTEKPLPPAPPASGTVDDTTLYSGQVDLATKKNADGTYSLEDSTRGKGVVTLDAQGKEEAKNPVAIQDNNNVWGEATDPSRNKAAVDAHYGAQMTYDMLKNVLGRDSLDGKGEKLISNIHIGKDFVNAYWDGTQMNYGDGDGKDAGPLTTLDIAGHEIAHGLTERTAGLLYRNESGGLNEAFSDIMGSGVEWYASQQNKAVQFDWAVGEDAWTPNNGDATDALRYMDDPTKDGYSVDHYKNYPKQTEVHGSSGIANNAFYLLANGGTNRTSKATVQDGIGMEKGLKIYYRALAHYMTPNTTFAQAREATVKAATDLYGAGSTEAKKVAESWAAVGVGK, encoded by the coding sequence GTGAGCATTCGCCGCCTGGATGGCCAGACCCCCGCTGCTTCCGCTTCCCGCACCGCCCCCACCCCGGCCGCTGCCCCGGCCCCCGCCAACACGCTGAAGACGCCCGTTGCGTCCGCGCGCCCGGGCGCCTCGGACCAGTCCTCCTTCACCCCCGCCCGCCGCGCCCCCACGGAGCTGACGGGTGCCTCCGCGCGCGAGACGCCCATCCCCGGCCCGGTCGCCGTGAACAGCCGCGAGGGCCAGGCCGCCGTCCAGTCCACGCTGAACTTCATCTCCCAGCAGAAGAGCCCCCCGGGCGCGAGCCTCATCGGCCCCCGGTTCGACGCCTCCCAGTCGTTCACCCCCCGCGCCATCGAGCGCGACGAGCTGGGCATGACGCACGTGCGCATGGACCGCGTCCACGAGGGCGTGAAGGTCTTCGGCGAGCAGGTGATTGGCCACCTGGACGCGGACGGGAAGTTCGCGGGCCTCACCGGGGAGACGTCCTCCCTGCCCACGGGGCTGGGCACCACCCAGCCGAAGCTCACCGGGAAGGACGCGCTGGCCATTGCCCAGAAGCAGTTCGGCGGCCAGACGGACCGGGCCCCCCAGGTCGAGCGCGTGCTCTACCAGGACGCCAAGGGCGAGTATCAGTCCGCGTACCGCGTGGAGCTGGCCAACCTCGGCGGCAACGAGCAGCCGCGCCGGATGAACTACCTGCTCGACGCGAACAGCGGAAAGCTCTTCGAGTCCTTCAACCAGCTGGGCGGCATCGAGCGCCCCAAGCCCCAGGCTGGCACCTCCACGCCCAAGACCGAGAAGCCCCTGCCCCCCGCCCCGCCCGCGAGCGGCACGGTGGATGACACCACGCTCTACAGCGGCCAGGTGGACCTCGCCACGAAGAAGAACGCGGACGGCACCTACAGCCTGGAGGACAGCACGCGCGGCAAGGGCGTGGTGACGCTGGATGCCCAGGGCAAGGAGGAGGCGAAGAACCCCGTGGCCATCCAGGACAACAACAACGTCTGGGGCGAGGCCACGGACCCCTCGCGCAACAAGGCCGCGGTGGACGCGCACTACGGCGCGCAGATGACCTACGACATGCTCAAGAACGTCCTCGGCCGCGACTCGCTGGACGGCAAGGGCGAGAAGCTCATCTCCAACATCCACATCGGCAAGGACTTCGTGAACGCGTACTGGGACGGCACCCAGATGAACTACGGCGACGGCGACGGCAAGGACGCCGGCCCCCTCACCACCCTGGACATCGCCGGCCATGAAATCGCCCACGGCCTCACCGAGCGCACCGCGGGCCTGCTCTACCGCAACGAGTCCGGCGGCCTGAACGAGGCCTTCAGCGACATCATGGGCTCGGGCGTCGAGTGGTACGCCTCGCAGCAGAACAAGGCGGTGCAGTTCGACTGGGCCGTGGGCGAGGACGCCTGGACGCCCAACAACGGCGACGCCACTGACGCGCTGCGCTACATGGACGACCCGACGAAGGATGGCTACTCGGTCGACCACTACAAGAACTACCCGAAGCAGACCGAGGTGCACGGCTCCAGCGGCATCGCCAACAACGCCTTCTACCTGCTGGCCAACGGCGGCACCAACCGCACCTCCAAGGCCACGGTGCAGGACGGCATCGGCATGGAGAAGGGCCTGAAGATCTACTACCGCGCCCTGGCCCACTACATGACGCCGAATACCACCTTCGCCCAGGCCCGCGAGGCCACGGTGAAGGCGGCCACGGACCTGTACGGCGCAGGCTCCACCGAGGCCAAGAAGGTCGCCGAGAGCTGGGCGGCGGTGGGCGTGGGCAAGTAG
- a CDS encoding ROK family protein, with protein MTTRVGGIEAGGTKFVCVVGTGPEDIHAQVRIPTTTPEATLGAALAFFQEQSLQGGRLGALGIASFGPLDLHPGSPTYGFITSTAKPGWKNVDVVGPFRRALDIPVGFDTDVNGAALGEGRWGAARGLDTYVYLTVGTGIGGGGVINHQRMHGLIHPEMGHIWLPRSPDEVPSFQGVCPYHGACFEGLASGPALHRRWGGQAETLPAHHPAWALEAHYISLAISNFIATLSPQRVILGGGVMEQKHLYPLVRDEVRRLLNGYIQSPSILERMDAYVVPPALGGLSGAAGALALAQRALEGGG; from the coding sequence ATGACGACACGGGTGGGCGGTATCGAGGCAGGAGGAACCAAGTTTGTCTGTGTGGTGGGCACCGGGCCGGAGGACATCCACGCCCAGGTGCGCATCCCCACCACGACGCCGGAGGCCACCCTGGGCGCGGCCCTGGCGTTCTTCCAGGAGCAGAGCCTCCAGGGCGGGCGGCTCGGGGCGCTGGGCATCGCGTCCTTCGGTCCGCTGGACCTGCACCCGGGCTCGCCCACGTATGGCTTCATCACCTCCACCGCCAAGCCGGGCTGGAAGAACGTGGATGTGGTGGGGCCGTTCCGGCGGGCCCTGGACATCCCCGTGGGCTTCGACACGGATGTGAACGGGGCGGCCCTGGGCGAGGGGCGCTGGGGCGCGGCCCGGGGGCTGGACACGTACGTCTACCTCACGGTGGGCACGGGCATCGGCGGGGGCGGGGTCATCAACCACCAGCGGATGCATGGCCTGATTCATCCGGAGATGGGCCACATCTGGCTGCCGCGCAGTCCGGACGAGGTGCCCTCGTTCCAGGGCGTCTGCCCCTACCACGGCGCGTGTTTCGAGGGCCTGGCCTCGGGGCCCGCGCTCCACCGCCGCTGGGGGGGGCAGGCCGAGACCCTGCCCGCGCACCACCCGGCCTGGGCGCTGGAGGCGCACTACATCTCGCTGGCGATCTCCAACTTCATCGCCACGCTATCCCCCCAGCGCGTCATCCTCGGCGGCGGGGTGATGGAACAAAAGCACCTCTACCCGTTGGTCCGTGACGAGGTGCGCCGCCTGCTCAATGGCTACATCCAGTCCCCGTCCATCCTGGAGCGGATGGACGCGTACGTCGTTCCGCCGGCGCTGGGCGGACTGTCCGGGGCCGCGGGCGCGCTGGCCCTGGCGCAGCGCGCGCTGGAAGGGGGCGGGTGA
- a CDS encoding FAD-binding protein yields MSSPVHSRRKLIQGALAVAAVAFNPLSRSWAATAEPGTLHVPDFDGQLLMDAGTRAGAADDFGHIVHRTPWAVLEPGSVEDIVKVVCFARTHRLKVAGARGLGESHSTHGQAQVEGGIVIDMSALSTIHEIGATSVWVDAGVRWNALLQATVPLGKSPPTLTDYIDLSVGGTLSVGGIGGQVFRHGLQVDNVLEMEVVTGRGELVRCSRLVNRPLFDAVRGGLGQFGIIVRARIRLVAVPPRARTYTAVYTDLPRFLADQILLIEGGRFDYVEGSVSIANGGRSYQLEAVKYFKPGAEPNDAALLAGLAYQPGTLQVVDSSYYDFTNRLAPLIAFLQSSGLWEYPHPWLDMFVPGAAAASFVKQVLDQTPEAEMGGGPILLYPFRLDKLTAPFVRVPPGRHAFLFSLLRTAVPPTEENVAALVAKNLLFVDQLMRVGGRRYAIGSAPPGPGGWREHFEPLWPAFQAAKAAFDPDNVLTPGQRIF; encoded by the coding sequence ATGTCGAGCCCGGTTCACTCCCGCCGAAAGCTGATCCAAGGAGCGCTGGCGGTGGCCGCGGTGGCGTTCAACCCCCTGAGCCGGAGCTGGGCCGCCACCGCCGAGCCGGGGACGCTGCACGTCCCGGACTTCGATGGGCAGTTGCTGATGGATGCCGGGACGCGGGCCGGGGCGGCGGATGACTTTGGCCACATCGTCCACCGCACCCCCTGGGCCGTGCTCGAGCCGGGCTCGGTGGAGGACATCGTGAAGGTGGTCTGCTTCGCGCGGACGCACCGCCTGAAGGTGGCGGGCGCGCGGGGCCTCGGCGAGAGCCACAGCACCCACGGCCAGGCCCAGGTGGAGGGCGGCATCGTCATCGACATGTCCGCCCTGTCCACCATTCACGAGATAGGCGCCACGAGCGTCTGGGTGGATGCGGGCGTGCGGTGGAATGCCCTGCTGCAGGCCACGGTGCCGCTGGGCAAGAGCCCGCCGACGCTCACCGACTACATTGACTTGAGCGTGGGCGGCACGCTGTCGGTGGGAGGCATTGGCGGCCAGGTGTTCCGCCATGGCCTGCAGGTGGACAATGTCCTGGAGATGGAGGTCGTCACCGGCCGGGGCGAGCTCGTGCGGTGCTCCCGCCTGGTGAACCGGCCGCTGTTCGATGCCGTCCGGGGCGGGCTGGGCCAGTTCGGCATCATCGTGCGCGCGCGGATCCGGCTCGTGGCCGTGCCGCCCCGGGCCCGGACCTATACCGCCGTGTATACGGATCTGCCCCGCTTCCTGGCGGATCAGATCCTGCTCATCGAGGGGGGCCGGTTCGATTACGTGGAGGGCTCGGTCTCCATCGCCAATGGGGGCCGGAGCTACCAGCTGGAGGCGGTGAAGTACTTCAAGCCCGGCGCGGAGCCCAACGACGCGGCCCTGCTGGCGGGGCTGGCGTATCAGCCCGGCACGCTGCAGGTGGTGGACAGCAGCTACTATGACTTCACCAACCGGCTGGCCCCCTTGATTGCGTTCCTGCAGAGCAGTGGGCTGTGGGAGTACCCGCACCCGTGGCTGGACATGTTCGTGCCGGGCGCCGCGGCGGCCTCGTTCGTGAAGCAGGTGCTGGACCAGACGCCCGAGGCCGAGATGGGCGGCGGGCCCATCCTCTTGTACCCCTTCCGGCTCGACAAGCTCACGGCCCCGTTCGTGCGCGTGCCCCCCGGCCGGCATGCCTTCCTGTTCTCGCTGCTGCGCACCGCCGTGCCGCCCACCGAGGAGAACGTGGCGGCGCTGGTGGCCAAGAACCTGCTCTTCGTGGATCAGCTCATGCGGGTGGGCGGGCGGCGGTATGCCATCGGCTCCGCGCCCCCGGGCCCCGGGGGCTGGCGCGAGCACTTCGAGCCGCTGTGGCCCGCGTTCCAGGCGGCCAAGGCGGCCTTCGACCCGGACAACGTCCTCACGCCGGGCCAGCGCATCTTCTGA
- a CDS encoding LysR family transcriptional regulator yields the protein MSLTHIQSFVAVAEEGHVGRAARRLHLTQPPLSRHILALEDELGTPLFERTARGMRLLPAGEAFLHHARRILAEVDAAVHTVRGVTPRH from the coding sequence GTGAGTCTCACGCACATCCAGTCCTTCGTTGCGGTGGCCGAGGAAGGCCACGTGGGTCGGGCCGCCCGCCGGCTGCACCTCACCCAGCCGCCCCTGAGCCGCCACATCCTCGCGCTGGAGGATGAGCTCGGCACGCCGCTCTTCGAGCGGACGGCCCGGGGCATGCGCCTGCTGCCCGCGGGCGAGGCCTTCCTGCACCACGCCCGGCGCATCCTCGCCGAGGTGGACGCCGCGGTGCACACCGTGCGCGGCGTCACCCCCAGGCACTGA
- the map gene encoding type I methionyl aminopeptidase: MGIPLLKGTEIDRLRLAGQAAAGTLAHIASRLTAGISTADIDAWVREDTARRGGTPSQLGYKGFPATVCTSRNQVVCHGIPRPDERLAPGDIVNVDVTTCLNGFHGDTSATFFIGEVSPEARHVVDVARRCREAGIAVVRHGAKLGDIGAAIQELAHAEGCSVVEEFGGHGIGRSMHGPPHVPHVGRKGTGITLRSGMVLTVEPMVNLGRPEIRLLPDGWTVVTADGSLSAQFEHTVLVTREGCEVLTPVCPPVV; encoded by the coding sequence ATGGGCATTCCATTGCTGAAGGGCACCGAAATCGATCGCCTCCGCCTGGCGGGGCAGGCGGCGGCGGGCACGCTGGCACACATCGCCTCGCGCCTGACCGCGGGCATCTCCACGGCGGACATCGATGCGTGGGTGCGGGAGGACACGGCGCGGCGCGGGGGTACGCCCAGCCAGCTGGGCTACAAGGGCTTCCCCGCCACGGTGTGCACCAGCCGCAACCAGGTGGTCTGCCACGGCATCCCCCGGCCGGACGAGCGCCTGGCGCCCGGGGACATCGTCAACGTGGACGTGACGACGTGCCTGAATGGGTTCCATGGGGACACCTCCGCCACGTTCTTCATTGGCGAGGTGTCGCCAGAGGCCCGGCACGTGGTGGACGTGGCGCGGCGGTGCCGGGAGGCGGGCATCGCGGTGGTGCGGCATGGCGCGAAGCTGGGGGACATTGGCGCCGCCATCCAGGAGCTGGCCCACGCGGAGGGGTGCAGCGTGGTGGAGGAGTTCGGAGGCCATGGCATCGGCCGCAGCATGCACGGGCCGCCGCATGTGCCCCACGTGGGGCGCAAGGGCACGGGCATCACCCTGCGCTCGGGCATGGTGCTCACCGTCGAGCCCATGGTGAACCTGGGGCGCCCCGAGATCCGCCTCCTGCCGGATGGGTGGACGGTGGTGACGGCGGACGGCAGCCTCTCGGCCCAGTTCGAGCACACCGTGCTCGTCACGCGCGAGGGCTGCGAGGTGCTTACCCCCGTGTGTCCGCCCGTCGTCTAA
- a CDS encoding immunity 52 family protein, with the protein MLTAPVMTEVLRAMALAWEPEWGVVTSHPYDGLISEQVMPAGTSVGWMMYFSRLRGTVPPLPAPVRIEPVEDKGTLVILTPERFTASNSEHVALAARVHELLDSAGLLRKLQPWPTG; encoded by the coding sequence GTGCTGACCGCTCCTGTCATGACCGAGGTGCTGCGCGCCATGGCCCTGGCCTGGGAGCCGGAGTGGGGAGTGGTCACCTCACACCCATACGACGGCCTCATCTCAGAGCAGGTCATGCCCGCCGGTACCTCGGTGGGCTGGATGATGTACTTCTCGCGGCTGCGCGGCACGGTGCCTCCACTGCCTGCTCCCGTGCGTATCGAGCCCGTGGAGGACAAGGGCACCCTCGTCATCCTCACTCCCGAGCGGTTCACCGCGTCCAACTCAGAGCACGTCGCGCTGGCCGCTCGCGTCCACGAGCTGTTGGACTCGGCCGGGCTGCTACGGAAGTTGCAGCCCTGGCCGACAGGGTGA
- a CDS encoding AHH domain-containing protein yields MKSISGLLRLLLALLLALLSSCATSQDALCKSDEDSVRPAMVRHRWLSKEQLQLDFAPLPPPLFPEGMSEEEAQAVLAAFAWSFPEAASLHVLPASTASSGPPAPWEVRLRAEFLKHYGAARLPLPGSIQHSPLFMALRLSPRYMGQGLRDAAHQMFRSPYFLASVTLSVLVYFSAWVLPEPLFSKAFAAELTARLAFIVGLVELRNVALACLQLYKEAQAARTLRELEAVAERFGRSLGGTALRVLVAAASFGMARGLPNVPSGGLGGLMGPPRYAMAGGATVQSASTAHIGADGTIVLAGAVLGTVGSGVSSACADGSQKKEGYQWHHLATNKNESSAVRGGPWTPLFQKLFDKAGTSLDDQANLVYLAAHRGPHPEKYHEEIYRRLEEALRGCRAVAQCKSQMLVELRMLRDEICTPGSPLHRLLAKP; encoded by the coding sequence ATGAAGAGCATCTCCGGCCTCTTGCGACTGCTGCTCGCTCTGCTTCTGGCCCTCCTATCCTCGTGCGCGACCAGTCAGGATGCCCTGTGCAAGAGTGACGAGGATTCCGTGCGGCCGGCAATGGTCCGCCATCGCTGGTTGTCCAAGGAGCAACTTCAACTCGACTTTGCGCCCCTACCACCGCCGCTCTTTCCCGAAGGCATGAGTGAGGAAGAAGCTCAGGCCGTACTCGCCGCCTTCGCCTGGTCATTCCCGGAGGCTGCATCGCTGCATGTGCTCCCGGCCAGCACCGCATCCTCTGGGCCTCCTGCTCCATGGGAGGTGAGGCTGCGCGCTGAATTCCTCAAGCACTATGGCGCCGCTCGGTTGCCCTTGCCTGGCTCCATTCAGCACAGTCCTCTGTTCATGGCCCTGAGGCTGTCGCCTCGCTACATGGGGCAGGGCCTTCGCGATGCGGCACACCAGATGTTCCGCTCGCCCTACTTCCTGGCCAGCGTCACCCTGTCGGTGCTGGTGTACTTCTCCGCGTGGGTACTGCCCGAGCCCCTCTTCTCCAAGGCCTTTGCCGCCGAACTCACCGCGCGGCTGGCCTTTATCGTAGGGCTGGTGGAACTTCGCAACGTGGCGCTGGCTTGCCTGCAGCTGTACAAAGAGGCGCAGGCCGCCCGAACGTTGAGGGAACTGGAGGCAGTCGCCGAGCGCTTTGGCCGGAGCTTGGGCGGTACGGCCCTGAGAGTGCTCGTCGCGGCCGCCAGCTTCGGTATGGCCAGGGGGCTGCCCAACGTTCCCTCCGGAGGCTTGGGGGGCCTGATGGGGCCGCCTCGCTACGCCATGGCAGGTGGGGCCACCGTTCAGTCCGCATCCACGGCGCACATCGGCGCCGATGGCACCATCGTCCTCGCGGGTGCAGTTCTGGGCACGGTGGGCTCTGGCGTGAGCAGTGCCTGCGCCGACGGTTCCCAGAAGAAGGAGGGCTACCAGTGGCACCACCTGGCCACCAACAAGAACGAGTCCTCCGCTGTGCGCGGCGGCCCGTGGACTCCCCTATTTCAGAAGCTCTTCGACAAGGCAGGCACGAGCCTTGATGACCAAGCCAACCTTGTCTATCTCGCGGCTCATCGCGGCCCCCACCCTGAGAAGTATCATGAAGAGATTTACAGGAGACTTGAGGAAGCACTGAGAGGCTGCCGAGCCGTCGCTCAATGCAAAAGTCAAATGCTGGTAGAACTGCGGATGCTCAGAGACGAAATCTGTACTCCGGGATCTCCTCTTCACCGGCTCCTTGCGAAGCCGTAG
- a CDS encoding imm11 family protein, giving the protein MARYYDLADDRRSPGRWHLGSPADERGEELDPWQFKDGTTLKLGSTPRFPLDVAGHPLDFCWAAFSIPVVHRRFVELFERMRVDGVQFIPAQVQAHPGSWYILNALHTRRCIHDARCEGVQYWKPEDGRPDKLGEYRAVYGLRIDPAKVGDARIFRPWGWRAALIISEDLKQALESSGLTGTRFTEV; this is encoded by the coding sequence ATGGCCAGATATTACGACCTAGCGGATGACAGGCGTTCTCCTGGGCGCTGGCACCTCGGCAGCCCAGCCGATGAACGAGGGGAAGAGCTCGATCCGTGGCAGTTCAAAGATGGAACAACTCTCAAACTGGGCTCCACTCCGCGTTTCCCGCTCGATGTTGCAGGACACCCGCTCGACTTCTGCTGGGCTGCATTCAGCATTCCGGTGGTCCATCGCCGCTTCGTCGAACTCTTCGAACGAATGCGCGTTGACGGAGTGCAGTTCATTCCAGCCCAAGTTCAGGCTCACCCTGGCTCGTGGTATATCCTCAACGCACTGCACACTCGCCGGTGCATCCATGATGCGCGGTGCGAGGGGGTCCAGTACTGGAAGCCCGAGGACGGCCGCCCAGACAAATTGGGGGAGTATCGCGCCGTCTATGGCCTGCGCATTGATCCGGCGAAGGTGGGGGATGCGCGCATCTTCCGGCCCTGGGGCTGGCGTGCCGCGCTCATCATCTCCGAGGATCTCAAGCAAGCCCTTGAGTCCTCAGGCCTCACCGGAACCCGGTTCACTGAAGTCTGA
- a CDS encoding cytochrome P450, producing the protein MPSPLPPTMPGRPIVGSGPEAAADPLGFYTRAQRELGDVVRFQAIAGITWYMVAHPEGIEHVLRSRQKNYRKAERFTGPVSALAGNGLVVAEGESWLRNRRLMQPVFHRKSIAQLGRVMANAIDADAQRWERLSREGATVELSREMLRITLRIVSTTLLSSDISSETDRIGNAVKEALAFIGRRTAASLSLPLWVPTPSNRRFLGQRRSMDELVFRIIRERRAAAGQEQIGDLLDMLMSAQDAETGERMSDQQVRDEVFTLLIAGHETTAASLSWAWILLGQNPAVLEALQEELDRVLGGRTPSFEDLPNLPYTGAVFDEVLRLYPPAWGLPRVAVEDDEIGGYRIPAGAMLLLPQWVTQRNPQLWDEPERFIPSRWLDGRRARLHEFACFPFGGGARQCIGSHFALTEAQLVLATLAQRFTVELLTSNLGADPTFALRPRDEVPVRVQLRASTLAPGVRSGGSGVLRQQ; encoded by the coding sequence ATGCCCTCCCCCCTCCCTCCCACGATGCCTGGACGCCCGATCGTAGGTTCCGGCCCGGAGGCGGCCGCCGATCCGCTCGGATTTTACACGCGCGCACAGCGTGAGCTCGGCGATGTGGTCCGCTTCCAGGCAATTGCCGGAATCACCTGGTACATGGTCGCGCACCCGGAAGGGATCGAGCATGTGCTGCGTTCCCGCCAAAAGAATTATCGCAAGGCCGAGCGTTTCACGGGGCCGGTCAGCGCGCTCGCGGGCAACGGGCTGGTGGTCGCGGAAGGGGAGTCCTGGCTGCGAAACCGCCGATTGATGCAGCCGGTCTTTCACCGGAAGAGCATCGCGCAGCTCGGCCGCGTGATGGCAAATGCCATCGATGCCGATGCGCAGCGGTGGGAGCGCTTGTCGCGGGAAGGAGCTACCGTCGAGCTGAGCCGGGAAATGCTGCGCATCACCCTGCGCATCGTCAGTACGACGCTGCTTTCCAGCGACATCAGCAGCGAAACGGATCGCATCGGCAATGCGGTAAAAGAAGCGCTGGCATTCATCGGGCGGCGGACGGCAGCTTCGCTCTCCCTCCCTTTGTGGGTCCCGACGCCGTCCAACCGCCGTTTTTTGGGCCAGCGGCGGAGCATGGACGAGCTGGTCTTCCGCATCATTCGCGAGCGGCGTGCGGCAGCAGGGCAGGAGCAGATCGGCGATCTGCTCGACATGCTGATGAGCGCGCAGGATGCGGAAACCGGGGAGCGAATGTCCGACCAGCAGGTGCGCGATGAGGTGTTTACGCTGCTCATCGCCGGGCATGAAACCACAGCCGCCTCGCTCAGCTGGGCCTGGATCCTCCTTGGCCAGAACCCTGCCGTGCTGGAGGCACTTCAGGAAGAGCTCGACCGCGTGCTCGGCGGCCGTACACCGTCCTTCGAGGACCTCCCGAACCTCCCTTACACGGGGGCGGTTTTCGACGAAGTGCTGCGGCTTTATCCACCTGCGTGGGGATTGCCGCGAGTGGCTGTCGAGGATGACGAGATCGGCGGATACAGAATCCCGGCCGGAGCGATGCTCTTGCTGCCCCAGTGGGTGACGCAGCGAAATCCGCAGCTGTGGGACGAACCCGAGCGGTTCATCCCGTCACGCTGGCTGGACGGGCGCCGGGCAAGACTGCACGAATTTGCGTGCTTTCCGTTCGGCGGCGGAGCACGCCAGTGCATCGGGAGTCACTTCGCCCTGACAGAGGCGCAGCTGGTGCTGGCTACGCTTGCACAGCGGTTCACGGTGGAACTGCTGACCAGCAACCTGGGGGCTGATCCTACATTCGCCCTCAGGCCGCGTGATGAGGTGCCGGTGCGCGTGCAGCTTCGGGCATCTACACTTGCGCCAGGAGTTCGCTCCGGCGGAAGCGGCGTGCTCCGGCAACAATGA